A window of Komagataeibacter medellinensis NBRC 3288 contains these coding sequences:
- a CDS encoding nuclear transport factor 2 family protein codes for MSRSPFPPFGVGTATLKVRLAEDAWNTRNPEQVALAYTSGSRWRNRTRFITGRAEIVSFLQDKWRTEHDYRLIKELWGFRLNRMAVRFAYEWHDGTGAWWRSYGNEVWEFDADGLMHTRFAAINDQPITADARLFHWPAGRRPDGHPGLSELGL; via the coding sequence ATGTCCCGTTCCCCCTTCCCGCCATTTGGTGTCGGGACCGCCACCCTGAAGGTCCGCCTGGCTGAAGATGCCTGGAACACCCGCAACCCCGAACAGGTGGCCCTGGCCTACACATCGGGCAGCAGGTGGCGCAACCGCACGCGGTTCATAACCGGTCGGGCAGAAATCGTGTCCTTCCTGCAAGACAAGTGGCGCACGGAGCACGATTACCGGCTGATCAAGGAACTGTGGGGTTTCCGGCTCAACCGCATGGCCGTGCGCTTTGCCTATGAATGGCATGACGGCACGGGGGCATGGTGGCGTTCCTACGGTAATGAGGTCTGGGAATTTGATGCCGATGGCCTGATGCACACCCGCTTCGCCGCCATAAACGATCAGCCGATTACGGCAGATGCGCGCCTGTTCCACTGGCCCGCAGGCCGCAGGCCAGACGGGCATCCGGGGCTGTCGGAACTGGGGCTGTAA
- a CDS encoding phage terminase large subunit, producing the protein MTQTFSLTPDQRRANHLLGRAATHILLRGGARSGKTFVLVRAVIIRALRAGGTRHGIFRHRLNALRATVVADTFPAVMRACFPAVPWALSRTDWTVELPNGSSIVFGGLDDEDRTEKILGLEFATVYLNEASQITYGARNMLLTRLAQKSPLALKEYIDANPPTTSHWLYRVFEEGVEPTSGTPLDRARYATMQLNPAGNRANLSAQYLTQLEALPERERRRFMLGEYQHAVDGALWRMEDLARAAPVTPATRASVAAGMRRIVVAVAPSGCAGPEDTRSDEIGIVVCGVDGSGNGHVLADLSRRDSPAGWARAALQAQVDWGAERIVAEQNFGGALVEATLRGLNPNAALTMVSASRGKAARAEPVAALYEQGRVTHHGVFAQLEAQLCQFSASGYHGAHSPDRADALVWALSELMLSAPPPAPARWVPTRFSMGR; encoded by the coding sequence ATGACACAGACCTTTAGCCTGACCCCCGACCAGCGCCGCGCCAACCACCTGCTGGGTCGTGCGGCAACACATATTCTGCTGCGCGGCGGCGCGCGGTCGGGCAAGACGTTCGTGCTGGTGCGCGCCGTCATCATCCGCGCACTCAGGGCGGGGGGCACGCGACACGGCATTTTCCGCCACCGGCTGAACGCACTGCGCGCAACGGTCGTGGCTGACACGTTTCCTGCCGTCATGCGCGCGTGCTTTCCCGCTGTTCCATGGGCGCTGTCGCGCACCGACTGGACGGTGGAGCTGCCCAATGGGTCTTCTATCGTATTTGGCGGACTGGATGATGAGGATCGCACCGAAAAGATACTTGGACTGGAATTCGCCACCGTTTACCTGAACGAAGCCAGCCAGATTACTTATGGCGCGCGCAACATGCTGCTTACGCGCCTTGCACAAAAATCTCCGCTGGCGCTGAAGGAGTATATCGACGCCAACCCCCCCACCACCAGCCACTGGCTGTACCGCGTATTTGAGGAAGGGGTGGAACCCACATCCGGCACCCCGCTGGACCGTGCGCGCTACGCCACCATGCAGCTTAACCCGGCAGGCAACCGGGCCAACCTTTCCGCACAGTACCTGACCCAGCTTGAAGCCCTGCCCGAGCGCGAGCGCAGGCGTTTCATGTTGGGCGAATACCAGCACGCGGTAGACGGCGCGCTGTGGCGGATGGAGGATCTGGCGCGCGCAGCCCCCGTAACACCTGCCACGCGGGCCAGTGTGGCGGCAGGCATGCGGCGCATTGTGGTGGCGGTGGCCCCCTCGGGCTGCGCGGGGCCGGAGGATACACGATCGGACGAGATCGGCATTGTGGTCTGTGGTGTGGATGGCAGTGGCAACGGCCATGTGCTGGCGGACCTGTCACGCCGTGACAGCCCGGCGGGCTGGGCGCGCGCGGCCTTGCAGGCGCAGGTGGACTGGGGGGCGGAACGCATTGTGGCCGAGCAGAATTTTGGCGGCGCGCTGGTGGAAGCAACCCTGCGCGGCCTCAATCCCAATGCGGCGCTAACCATGGTCAGCGCCAGCCGGGGCAAGGCGGCGCGGGCCGAGCCGGTGGCGGCGTTATACGAACAGGGGCGGGTGACGCACCATGGCGTGTTTGCACAGCTTGAGGCGCAGCTATGCCAGTTTTCCGCCAGTGGCTACCACGGCGCGCACTCACCTGACCGGGCGGATGCGCTGGTGTGGGCGCTGAGTGAACTTATGCTGTCCGCCCCGCCACCCGCACCCGCGCGGTGGGTGCCAACGCGCTTCAGCATGGGGCGGTAA
- a CDS encoding GlxA family transcriptional regulator, producing the protein MIRAIGFVLYPDFQLLDAAGPTAAFEIAGRIAGQPYTLAMLSRAGGLVMSSSGVAVQTVAVEGAGGFDTLIIVGGEGHRAAMECGVLRAFMQARMAHTRRICSVCSGAFVLAGAGLLAGRRATTHWRHAQEFRRQFSDIRLEPDALYIHDGPVWTAAGISAGIDLALALVGHDLGDDIARQAARQMVVYHRRPGGQSQFSALLEMEGGERFSTLLGWVRAHLAQPLGVDVLAARAGMSARNFSRAFRAAVGVSPARAVERLRLEAAYERVVYSTDPVEAIARTTGFHDPERMRRAFIRAFGLPPQAVRRNAAR; encoded by the coding sequence ATGATCCGCGCCATCGGCTTTGTGCTTTATCCCGATTTCCAGCTGCTCGATGCCGCTGGCCCCACGGCTGCGTTCGAGATCGCAGGCCGCATTGCCGGGCAGCCTTATACGCTTGCCATGCTCTCCCGCGCGGGCGGGCTGGTCATGTCTTCATCGGGCGTTGCAGTACAGACCGTGGCGGTGGAGGGGGCGGGCGGGTTTGACACGCTGATCATTGTAGGGGGCGAGGGACACCGCGCGGCCATGGAATGTGGCGTGCTGCGGGCCTTCATGCAGGCGCGCATGGCCCATACCCGGCGCATATGCAGTGTGTGTTCTGGCGCGTTCGTTCTGGCGGGTGCGGGGCTGCTGGCGGGGCGGCGTGCCACCACGCACTGGCGGCACGCGCAGGAATTCCGCCGCCAGTTTAGCGACATACGCCTTGAGCCTGATGCGCTTTACATCCATGACGGCCCGGTCTGGACGGCGGCGGGCATCAGTGCGGGGATTGACCTTGCACTGGCGCTGGTCGGCCATGACCTGGGTGATGACATTGCCCGCCAGGCGGCACGGCAGATGGTGGTCTACCACCGCCGACCCGGCGGCCAGTCACAGTTTTCCGCCCTGCTGGAAATGGAGGGCGGCGAGCGTTTCAGCACCCTGCTGGGCTGGGTGCGGGCACACCTTGCGCAACCACTGGGGGTAGACGTACTGGCGGCACGGGCGGGTATGAGCGCGCGCAACTTCTCCCGCGCGTTTCGCGCCGCCGTGGGCGTAAGCCCGGCCAGGGCCGTGGAGCGCCTGCGGCTGGAAGCGGCGTATGAGCGCGTGGTGTATTCGACCGACCCGGTGGAGGCGATCGCGCGCACCACCGGCTTTCATGATCCCGAGCGCATGCGCCGCGCCTTCATCCGCGCCTTCGGGCTGCCACCGCAGGCGGTGCGCCGTAACGCCGCACGCTAG
- a CDS encoding terminase small subunit-like protein: MPEPAGPRRGAAYSRRLADEICARLSDGQSLRAICTDPAMPHRATVLRWLHANPEFRGLYTLAREAAADALAEEIVAIADRATGRDDVPAIKLRMEARMWVATRLRPAAERRTDTAPAITIAITPDDTDL, from the coding sequence ATGCCCGAACCCGCTGGCCCCCGGCGGGGGGCTGCTTACAGCCGCAGGCTGGCCGATGAGATCTGTGCCCGCCTGAGCGACGGCCAAAGCCTGCGCGCCATCTGCACCGACCCCGCCATGCCCCATCGCGCCACCGTGCTGCGTTGGCTGCACGCCAACCCGGAATTCCGGGGTCTGTACACACTGGCGCGCGAAGCGGCGGCTGATGCCCTGGCCGAAGAAATCGTGGCCATTGCCGACCGTGCCACCGGGCGTGATGACGTGCCCGCCATAAAACTGCGCATGGAAGCGCGCATGTGGGTCGCCACCCGCCTGCGGCCTGCGGCCGAAAGGCGTACCGACACCGCCCCCGCCATTACCATTGCCATAACGCCCGATGACACAGACCTTTAG